The following are from one region of the Strix aluco isolate bStrAlu1 chromosome 30, bStrAlu1.hap1, whole genome shotgun sequence genome:
- the LOC141916728 gene encoding feather beta keratin — MSCYDLCRPCGPTPLANSCNEPCVRQCQDSRVIIEPSPVVVTLPGPILSSFPQNTAVGSTTSAAVGNILSAEGVPINSGGFGLSGLGGRYYSRRCLPC; from the coding sequence atgtcctgctACGATCTGTGCCGTCCCTGTGGCCCAACCccacttgccaacagctgcaacgagccctgcgtcaggcagtgccaggactcccgcGTGATTATTGAACCAtctcccgtggtggtgaccctgcccggacccatcctcagctccttcccccagaacaCCGCCGTGGGATCCACCACCTCTGCTGCCGTTGGCAACATCCTGAGtgctgagggagtgcccatcaactccgggggctttggcctctctggCCTTGGTGGCCGCTACTACAGCAGGAGGTGCCTGCCCTGCTAG
- the LOC141916695 gene encoding feather beta keratin-like, with protein sequence MSCYDLCRPCGPTPLANSCNEPCVRQCQDSRVIIEPSPVVVTLPGPILSSFPQNTAVGSTTSAAVGNILSAEGVPINSGGFGFSGLGGRYCGRRCLPC encoded by the coding sequence atgtcctgctACGATCTGTGCCGTCCCTGTGGCCCAACCccacttgccaacagctgcaacgagccctgcgtcaggcagtgccaggactcccgcGTGATTATTGAACCAtctcccgtggtggtgaccctgcccggacccatcctcagctccttcccccagaacaCCGCCGTGGGATCCACCACCTCCGCTGCTGTTGGCAACATCCTGAGtgctgagggagtgcccatcaactccgggggctttggcttctctggccttggtggccgttactgtggcagaaggtgcctgcCCTGCTAG
- the LOC141916687 gene encoding feather beta keratin, whose translation MSCYDLCRPCGPTPLANSCNEPCVRQCQDSRVIIEPSPVVVTLPGPILSSFPQNTAVGSTTSAAVGNILSAEGVPINSGGFGLSGLGGRYCGRRCLPC comes from the coding sequence atgtcctgctACGATCTGTGCCGTCCCTGTGGCCCAACCccacttgccaacagctgcaacgagccctgcgtcaggcagtgccaggactcccgcGTGATTATTGAACCAtctcccgtggtggtgaccctgcccggacccatcctcagctccttcccccagaacaCCGCCGTGGGATCCACCACCTCCGCTGCTGTTGGAAACATCCTGAGtgctgagggagtgcccatcaactccgggggctttggcctctctggccttggtggccgttactgtggcagaaggtgcctgcCCTGCTAG
- the LOC141916706 gene encoding feather beta keratin-like — MSCYDLCRPCGPTPLANSCNEPCVRQCQDSRVIIEPSPVVVTLPGPILSSFPQNTAVGSTTSAAVGNILSEEGVPINSGGFGLSGLGGRYCGRRCLPC, encoded by the coding sequence atgtcctgctACGATCTGTGCCGTCCCTGTGGCCCAACCccacttgccaacagctgcaacgagccctgcgtcaggcagtgccaggactcccgcGTGATTATTGAACCAtctcccgtggtggtgaccctgcccggacccatcctcagctccttcccccagaacaCCGCCGTGGGATCCACCACCTCTGCTGCCGTTGGCAACATCCTGAGTGAGgagggagtgcccatcaactccgggggctttggcctctctggccttggtggccgttactgtggcagaaggtgcctgcCCTGCTAA